The following coding sequences are from one Salvia hispanica cultivar TCC Black 2014 chromosome 3, UniMelb_Shisp_WGS_1.0, whole genome shotgun sequence window:
- the LOC125216131 gene encoding 1,4-dihydroxy-2-naphthoyl-CoA synthase, peroxisomal-like, with the protein MQVQIRRLPKPVIAMVAGYAVGGGHVLHMVCDLTIAADNAVFGQTGPKVGSVDAGYGASVMDRLVGPKRAREMWFMAKFYNAVEADKMGLVNTVVPLEKLEEETVKWCREILRNSPMAIRVAKSALNAVDDGHSGLQQMGGDATLLFYGTEEGTEGKNAYLQRRKPDFSRFPRLP; encoded by the exons ATGCAGGTCCAAATCCGTCGTCTCCCCAAACCAGTGATAGCTATG gTTGCAGGATATGCAGTTGGAGGTGGACATGTACTTCACATGGTCTGTGATCTAACAATTGCAGCAGATAATGCAGTTTTTGGCCAAACAGGGCCTAAG GTTGGAAGCGTTGACGCTGGTTATGGAGCTTCCGTAATGGATCGTCTG GTTGGTCCGAAACGAGCTCGTGAGATGTGGTTTATGGCAAAGTTTTATAATGCTGTTGAAGCAGATAAAATGGGGCTAGTCAACACCGTTGTCCCT CTGGAGAAGTTGGAGGAGGAGACGGTTAAGTGGTGTCGAGAGATCCTAAGGAACAGTCCTATGGCGATCCGTGTTGCCAAATCTGCTCTCAATGCCGTTGATGATGGCCATTCTGGACTTCAG CAAATGGGAGGAGATGCGACCCTTCTGttctatggaacggaggaaggcACGGAGGGGAAGAACGCCTACTTGCAGCGCAGGAAACCTGATTTCTCGAGATTTCCCCGTCTGCCTTGA
- the LOC125210394 gene encoding uncharacterized protein LOC125210394 yields MVDMLDEYLHVVRNSFGHPQPKIVNGCFIFTKQPTDFLVCLTALTACIGGGRIAECLEGATLKRQQRRRPTLILEACGQSNNDLNVLYSSPLFNDPLNGVAPVIEFTVNGNPYHMVYYLANGIFPRWPTFVKTLNMPQDPKQVLYVQRQEAARKVVEKLLGSFKPDSTL; encoded by the exons ATGGTTGATATGCtcgacgagtatttgcatgtGG TGAGGAATTCATTCGGGCACCCACAACCGAAGATTGTCAACGGTTGCTTCATCTTCACGAAACAGCCCACGGATTTCCTTGTATGCTTGACAgcattgactgcatgcattggaGGTGGAAGAATTGCTGAATGCTTGGAGGGGGCAACACTTAAGCGGCAACAAAGGCGGCGGCCAAcgcttatccttgaagcg TGTGGCCAatccaacaacgacttgaacgTGCTCTATTCTTCACCCCTCTTCAATGATCCtttgaatggtgtagcaccgGTGATCGAATTCACCGTCAACGGAAATCCATACCACATGGTGTACTATCTCGCCAATGGTATCTTTCCAAGGTGGCCGACTTTCGTGAAGACGCTCAACATGCCGCAAGACCCGAAACAGGTTCTTTATGTGCAACGTCAAGAGGCTGCTCGGAAAGTCGTCGAAAAACTTTTGGGGTCCTTCAAGCccgattcaacattgtga